A window from Bacteroidota bacterium encodes these proteins:
- a CDS encoding lipocalin-like domain-containing protein, with protein MKKTTAFFLLLLLHSCIYAQITGSKKNRENKKTPTNPLAGTWRLVEFTDLDTLTGKWIYRYGKNPRGYFTYTKAHILNLNISTDAPLKISEDSAKKLNVNLFDNIEYVSFGYFGTYSLDLEKSIVTHHVTGGGIPWYIDTDQPRPFTLKGDTLIISNHKTTKRVLVRVD; from the coding sequence ATGAAAAAAACAACTGCATTTTTCTTACTCCTGCTTCTACATTCCTGTATTTATGCACAGATAACAGGAAGTAAAAAAAATAGGGAGAATAAAAAAACGCCAACCAATCCCTTAGCAGGCACCTGGCGATTAGTTGAATTTACAGACCTGGATACGCTTACCGGTAAATGGATCTATCGTTATGGAAAAAATCCAAGAGGTTATTTCACATACACCAAAGCCCATATTCTCAATCTGAATATTTCTACAGATGCTCCATTGAAAATTTCGGAAGATTCTGCAAAAAAATTAAATGTCAACCTGTTTGATAATATTGAATACGTTTCTTTTGGATATTTTGGAACATATTCCCTTGATCTTGAAAAATCGATAGTAACACATCATGTAACAGGTGGCGGTATTCCATGGTATATAGACACGGACCAGCCGCGGCCTTTTACTCTCAAAGGCGATACACTGATAATAAGTAACCATAAAACAACAAAACGGGTGCTGGTGAGGGTAGATTAG